A single region of the Paroedura picta isolate Pp20150507F unplaced genomic scaffold, Ppicta_v3.0 Ppicta_v3_sca22, whole genome shotgun sequence genome encodes:
- the LOC143828387 gene encoding microtubule-associated protein 2-like isoform X21, which translates to MADDRKDEAKTPHWTSSQIAEASSHSHSPEIKEPSGAGDGLVRSANGFPYREEEEGGYGACGQQSSYSRTKENGINGELATGEKETAEEVSARIVQVVTAEAVAVLKGEQEQEAQHKDQPAPLPLAVEETANLPPSPPPSPASEKTGALEEASKMEIRDQEGAALFAAEPLDTKEAQKESKTCGQPIHDALVPQPAKTETLEKTEESEEEETLPALLEQTLDGSSLQTEGRSFLKPDVGLTGEFHLQQERDMSAELQKERKAATEAEKAVAGATSFKPTDDLVDVKKGDFTSAESIAPFAPSGPATDIIGTVKSAFSSETLPAGLHISPPEDSKKVTPLSTVTVIAKELPRDRKTDKDSAKKLEGELAAAASRASKTVPEHTPTKNVPLWEEEKDMTEDESDEERYSAPHREKFETLDDQIYAARDQRTTALDEEIMGREADLKKSLEVHKGEGRLETIADSGMLDLKKAGKHETARDRFNQGLFPEPSDKDVTSTSTGKMPEEFLQGKDAGKDGEMFSVADSARHRLQTEEDKSGMSKYFETSTLKDEAVKGDVLEQGTDYYELSDTKEEAYDPYHKDFLVSKKDPEEFELESAQHLGGSPHEVGYSTLAQGFPEEKSEAPSSPTERLYTIDPNVYGDKRELHSKNKDDLTLSRSLGLGGRSAIEQRSMSINLPMSCLDSIALGFNFGRTHDLSPLGSDILDNGSGDEGDDYLPATTPAVEKIPSFPEESREEEEKIEEPKVTGRGDIQVEPLCESPFLAKDYYKNGSVMAPDLPEMLDLAGTRSRLASVSAEAEGAQRKPASSEAVGEDIGATQHLIADENHMTLKADSQLEDLGYCVFNKYTVPMPSPVQDSENLGGEACPFDENMRRGMVADLSLIEVKLAAAERAKEQQDASGDLALLGKEFEHERKAIDKLDTVLEKSEEHIDSKEVCSSEDTEHETTALTLTSESADKSLGGVDENASLLTVGDGKDIHVAAETGKTEIPCKPNYDAIKHDMDSAARKVEQEYQSKVGVPVSELVSEQGTEHQEQTLTPLPQEPTTCAKAEPSHIKDAAKLTESEVKEKGPKPDLVHQEAVDKEESYESSGDNDQLQETLPGEASKPSDGKIKRPSLPQEAIASQLVAEQPPPETDVSKTAQEETPEIQMESIPQPKEPEEPLPCDLTSTKIIGGEEGEEQQQERKEDVKQVEKSKEEIEREEEITEQAKQMEVSERVEEGEESQQKEQEAKDKEEEPEEEKEQKVEQEAERKQDVGEEEEEEKQVEQQEEESKQEEEVEPTSQEGDVEKLGAEEKVTPEESSELKGVIESVVTIEDDFITIVQTTVDEGESGSHSVRFAESQSSETGEEGLQPEEEADVEMVADVETETKESSLEAPGSPEREGIPFTDYKTETYDDYKDETTIDDSILDTDSIWVDNQDDDRSIMTEQLEAVPKEEKAETELRRPSLDKHKKEKPLKMGKGRISTPERKLAKKEPSTISRDEVRRKKAVYKKAELAKKADVQAHSPSRKIILKPAIKHTRSTHQSCVKRKQTAAGGETNQTPGVFKQAKEKLSDGVAKSPEKRSSLPRPSSILPTRRGLSGDRERDENSFTLNSTISSSVRRTTRSEPIRSRTGKSGTSTPTTPGSTAITPGTPPSYSSRTPGTPGTPSYSRTPHTPGTPKSAILVPTEKKVAIIRTPPKSPATPKQLRLINQPLPDLKNVRSKIGSTDNIKYQPKGGQIQIVTKKIDLSHVTSKCGSLKNIRHRPGGGRVKIESVKLDFKEKAQAKVGSLENAHHVPGGGNIKIDSQKLNFREHAKARVDHGAEIIMQSPGRSSVASPRRLSNVSSSGSINLLESPQLATLAEDVTAALAKQGL; encoded by the exons CCTCGAAGATGGAAATCCGCGACCAAGAAGGTGCGGCCCTTTTTGCAGCTGAGCCATTAGACACAAAGGAGGCGCAGAAAGAAAGCAAGACTTGTGGGCAACCTATACACGATGCCTTAGTTCCCCAGCCAGCAAAAACAGAGACTCTAGAGAAAACAGAGGAAAGCGAAGAGGAGGAGACGCTTCCAGCGCTGTTGGAACAGACTTTGGATGGAAGTTCACTACAGACGGAGGGCAGGAGTTTTTTGAAACCAGATGTCGGTTTAACTGGAGAGTTCCATCTACAGCAAGAACGGGATATGTCAGCGGAAttgcagaaggaaaggaaagcagccacagaggctgagaaagctgtcGCTGGGGCGACGTCCTTCAAGCCGACAGATGATCTTGTAGATGTTAAAAAAGGCGACTTTACCTCTGCTGAAAGCATAGCCCCCTTCGCCCCTTCAGGACCTGCAACGGACATTATAGGCACAGTTAAAAGTGCCTTTTCTTCTGAAACATTGCCAGCTGGTCTACATATATCTCCGCCAGAAGATAGTAAAAAGGTGACGCCATTGTCCACGGTGACAGTAATCGCCAAAGAACTTCCAAGAGATAGAAAAACGGACAAAGACTCCGCAAAAAAACTGGAAGGAGAATTGGCAGCGGCAGCTAGTCGTGCCTCAAAAACCGTTCCGGAGCACACGCCGACCAAGAATGTTCCTCtttgggaagaagagaaagacatGACAGAGGATGAAAGTGATGAAGAAAGGTACTCTGCCCCACACCGGGAAAAATTCGAAACGTTAGATGATCAAATTTATGCAGCACGTGACCAACGGACAACAGCTTTGGATGAAGAAATCATGGGGAGAGAAGCTGACCTGAAGAAATCACTTGAGGTTCACAAAGGAGAAGGAAGGCTCGAGACAATTGCAGATTCTGGAATGCTTGACCTTAAAAAAGCGGGGAAACACGAGACTGCCAGAGACAGGTTCAACCAAGGATTATTTCCGGAGCCTTCGGACAAAGATGTAACGTCCACGTCAACAGGCAAAATGCCTGAAGAATTTCTGCAAGGAAAAGATGCTGGAAAAGACGGGGAAATGTTTTCCGTTGCGGATTCAGCAAGGCACAGACTGCAGACCGAAGAAGATAAATCAGGAATGTCTAAGTATTTTGAGACCTCAACCCTTAAAGATGAAGCCGTTAAGGGTGACGTCCTGGAGCAAGGCACTGATTACTATGAACTGAGTGATACTAAAGAAGAGGCCTATGATCCTTATCATAAAGACTTCTTAGTATCTAAAAAAGACCCTGAGGAATTTGAGCTAGAGTCAGCACAACACCTAGGTGGCTCTCCTCATGAGGTAGGGTACAGTACTCTTGCTCAGGGGTTCCCTGAAGAGAAATCTGAGGCACCTAGCTCTCCTACAGAACGGTTGTACACAATTGACCCAAATGTGTATGGGGATAAGAGAGAACTCCATAGCAAAAATAAAGATGACTTGACCCTAAGTCGGAGCTTGGGACTTGGCGGTCGGTCTGCCATAGAGCAGAGGAGTATGTCCATTAACTTGCCAATGTCCTGCTTGGACTCTATAGCCCTGGGGTTTAACTTTGGACGCACACATGACCTGTCGCCTCTAGGTTCAGATATTCTAGATAACGGCAGTGGGGATGAGGGCGATGACTATTTGCCAGCCACCACTCCGGCAGTAGAAAAAATCCCCTCCTTCCCAGAAGAGAgcagggaagaagaggagaaaattgAGGAGCCAAAAGTTACAGGGCGAGGAGATATTCAGGTGGAGCCCTTGTGTGAGTCGCCCTTCTTGGCGAAAGATTATTACAAAAACGGGTCTGTAATGGCCCCGGACTTGCCTGAAATGTTAGATTTAGCTGGCACGAGGTCCAGACTAGCATCTGTGAGTgcagaggctgagggagctcaaaGGAAGCCTGCTTCTTCCGAGGCCGTAGGAGAGGACATCGGGGCAACCCAGCACCTCATTGCTGATGAAAACCACATGACTCTCAAAGCCGACAGCCAACTAGAAGACCTGGGTTACTGTGTTTTCAATAAGTATACAGTGCCAATGCCTTCTCCAGTCCAAGACAGTGAGAATTTAGGAGGGGAAGCCTGCCCCTTTGACGAGAACATGAGAAGAGGCATGGTCGCTGACTTATCTTTGATAGAAGTGAAGTTGGCAGCAGCGGAAAGAGCTAAAGAACAACAAGATGCCTCTGGTGACTTAGCACTTCTGGGCAAGGAATTTGAGCACGAACGAAAGGCAATAGATAAACTCGACACCGTGCTAGAAAAAAGTGAAGAACACATAGATTCTAAAGAAGTCTGTTCTTCTGAGGACACTGAGCATGAAACAACAGCGCTTACTTTGACTTCAGAAAGTGCAGATAAAAGTCTAGGTGGAGTGGATGAGAACGCTTCTTTGTTGACTGTGGGGGATGGAAAGGACATTCATGTTGCCGCAGAGACAGGCAAGACAGAAATCCCCTGCAAACCAAACTATGATGCTATAAAGCATGATATGGATTCTGCTGCTCGAAAAGTTGAGCAGGAATACCAAAGTAAGGTAGGAGTTCCTGTCAGTGAGCTTGTTTCTGAGCAGGGCACGGAGCATCAAGAACAGACCCTCACCCCCTTGCCCCAAGAACCTACAACCTGTGCAAAAGCTGAACCTAGTCATATAAAAGATGCCGCCAAGCTTACAGAGAGTGAAGTTAAGGAAAAGGGACCCAAACCTGACCTGGTGCATCAAGAAGCAGTAGATAAAGAAGAATCATATGAGTCAAGTGGAGATAACGATCAGCTCCAAGAGACCTTGCCTGGAGAAGCTTCAAAACCATCTGATGGCAAAATAAAAAGACCATCTCTACCACAAGAGGCAATTGCATCACAGCTGGTAGCAGAACAGCCACCTCCAGAAACAGATGTATCTAAAACAGCACAAGAAGAAACACCTGAGATTCAAATGGAGAGTATACCACAGCCTAAAGAACCTGAAGAACCTCTACCATGTGATTTAACATCCACGAAAATCATAGgaggtgaagaaggagaagaacaacAGCAAGAGAGGAAAGAAGATGTCAAACAAGTAGAAAAGAGTAAGGAAGAAATAGAGCGTGAGGAAGAAATTACAGAGCAAGCAAAACAAATGGAAGTGAGCGAGCGAgtagaagagggggaggaaagtcAGCAAAAAGAACAAGAAGCAAAGGATAAGGAAGAAGAaccagaagaagagaaagaacagaaagtagaacaagaagcagagaggaagcaggatgtaggagaagaggaggaggaggagaagcaagtAGAACAGCAAGAGGAAGAGAGCAAgcaagaagaagaggttgagccAACAAGTCAAGAAGGAGACGTGGAGAAACTGGGCGCAGAGGAGAAGGTTACCCCTGAGGAATCATCTGAGCTGAAAGGAGTAATAGAGTCTGTGGTTACAATTGAGGATGACTTCATTACGATAGTACAGACAACGGTAGATGAGGGAGAAAGTGGTTCCCATAGCGTGCGCTTTGCTGAATCACAATCGTCCGAAACAGGAGAAGAAGGACTCCAACCTGAAGAGGAGGCAGATGTAGAGATGGTGGCCGATGTTGAGACTGAGACAAAGGAAAGCTCTCTGGAGGCACCCGGTTCACCTGAGAGGGAAGGCATCCCATTCACTGATTACAAGACGGAGACGTATGATGATTACAAAGATGAAACCACCATTGATGACTCCATCCTGGATACAGACAGCATATGGGTGGATAATCAAG ATGATGATAGGAGCATCATGACGGAACAGTTAGAGGCTGTTCCTAAAGAGGAGAAGGCAGAGACAGAATTGCGGAGACCATCTCTCGATAAGCATAAAAAAGAGAAACctttaaaaatggggaaaggcAGGATTTCCACTCCAGAAAGGAAACTAGCTAAAAAGGAACCTAGCACCATCTCCAGAGATGAAGTGAGAAGGAAAAAAG CTGTGTATAAGAAAGCTGAACTTGCTAAAAAAGCTGACGTTCAGGCTCACTCTCCCTCCAGGAAAATCATTTTAAAACCTGCTATCAAACATACTAGATCAACTCATCAATCCTGTGTTAAGCGGAAGCAGACAG CTGCTGGAGGTGAAACGAATCAAACTCCTGGGGTGTTTAAGCAAGCAAAGGAAAAACTTTCA GATGGAGTAGCCAAGAGTCCAGAGAAGCGTTCCTCATTACCGAGGCCTTCTTCTATCCTACCGACCCGGAGGGGCCTCTCGGGGGATAGAGAGCGAGATGAGAATTCCTTCACCCTGAACAGTACCATCTCCTCGTCAGTACGACGGACCACAA GGTCAGAGCCTATTCGTAGCCGAACAGGGAAGAGTGGCACATCGACCCCAACTACTCCAGGATCCACCGCCATCACTCCTGGGACCCCACCTAGCTATTCATCTCGTACTCCCGGCACCCCTGGGACCCCCAGCTACTCCAGAACCCCTCACACACCAGGCACGCCCAAATCTGCCATTCTGGTGCCTACCGAGAAGAAAGTGGCTATTATACGCACACCTCCGAAATCTCCGGCCACCCCCAAGCAACTGCGGCTCATAAACCAGCCTCTGCCCGATCTCAAGAATGTCAGATCCAAAATCGGGTCAACAGACAACATCAAGTACCAACCTAAAGGAGGACAG ATCCAAATTGTGACTAAGAAGATAGACCTGAGTCACGTGACTTCCAAGTGTGGCTCGCTGAAGAATATTCGTCACAGGCCAG GTGGAGGACGCGTGAAAATCGAAAGTGTGAAACTGGACTTTAAGGAAAAGGCGCAGGCAAAGGTCGGCTCACTGGAAAACGCTCACCACGTACCTGGAGGAGGAAACATCAAG ATCGACAGCCAGAAGCTCAACTTCCGAGAGCACGCCAAGGCCCGAGTGGACCACGGGGCCGAGATCATCATGCAGTCGCCCGGCCGCTCCAGCGTGGCTTCTCCACGGAGGCTCAGCAACGTCTCCTCCTCCGGCAGCATCAACCTGCTCGAATCTCCCCAGCTCGCCACCCTCGCCGAAGACGTCACCGCAGCCCTGGCCAAGCAGGGCTTATGA
- the LOC143828387 gene encoding microtubule-associated protein 2-like isoform X7, translating into MADDRKDEAKTPHWTSSQIAEASSHSHSPEIKEPSGAGDGLVRSANGFPYREEEEGGYGACGQQSSYSRTKENGINGELATGEKETAAVEETANLPPSPPPSPASEKTGALEEEEEEEEEMVKGPVEAEPQQLAPLGEECETTGGPQEPAQWPEGHSEAQPGPVPEEPVAHNGGTVPLAEEEPPKDLKPPHVEEASKMEIRDQEGAALFAAEPLDTKEAQKESKTCGQPIHDALVPQPAKTETLEKTEESEEEETLPALLEQTLDGSSLQTEGRSFLKPDVGLTGEFHLQQERDMSAELQKERKAATEAEKAVAGATSFKPTDDLVDVKKGDFTSAESIAPFAPSGPATDIIGTVKSAFSSETLPAGLHISPPEDSKKVTPLSTVTVIAKELPRDRKTDKDSAKKLEGELAAAASRASKTVPEHTPTKNVPLWEEEKDMTEDESDEERYSAPHREKFETLDDQIYAARDQRTTALDEEIMGREADLKKSLEVHKGEGRLETIADSGMLDLKKAGKHETARDRFNQGLFPEPSDKDVTSTSTGKMPEEFLQGKDAGKDGEMFSVADSARHRLQTEEDKSGMSKYFETSTLKDEAVKGDVLEQGTDYYELSDTKEEAYDPYHKDFLVSKKDPEEFELESAQHLGGSPHEVGYSTLAQGFPEEKSEAPSSPTERLYTIDPNVYGDKRELHSKNKDDLTLSRSLGLGGRSAIEQRSMSINLPMSCLDSIALGFNFGRTHDLSPLGSDILDNGSGDEGDDYLPATTPAVEKIPSFPEESREEEEKIEEPKVTGRGDIQVEPLCESPFLAKDYYKNGSVMAPDLPEMLDLAGTRSRLASVSAEAEGAQRKPASSEAVGEDIGATQHLIADENHMTLKADSQLEDLGYCVFNKYTVPMPSPVQDSENLGGEACPFDENMRRGMVADLSLIEVKLAAAERAKEQQDASGDLALLGKEFEHERKAIDKLDTVLEKSEEHIDSKEVCSSEDTEHETTALTLTSESADKSLGGVDENASLLTVGDGKDIHVAAETGKTEIPCKPNYDAIKHDMDSAARKVEQEYQSKVGVPVSELVSEQGTEHQEQTLTPLPQEPTTCAKAEPSHIKDAAKLTESEVKEKGPKPDLVHQEAVDKEESYESSGDNDQLQETLPGEASKPSDGKIKRPSLPQEAIASQLVAEQPPPETDVSKTAQEETPEIQMESIPQPKEPEEPLPCDLTSTKIIGGEEGEEQQQERKEDVKQVEKSKEEIEREEEITEQAKQMEVSERVEEGEESQQKEQEAKDKEEEPEEEKEQKVEQEAERKQDVGEEEEEEKQVEQQEEESKQEEEVEPTSQEGDVEKLGAEEKVTPEESSELKGVIESVVTIEDDFITIVQTTVDEGESGSHSVRFAESQSSETGEEGLQPEEEADVEMVADVETETKESSLEAPGSPEREGIPFTDYKTETYDDYKDETTIDDSILDTDSIWVDNQDDDRSIMTEQLEAVPKEEKAETELRRPSLDKHKKEKPLKMGKGRISTPERKLAKKEPSTISRDEVRRKKAVYKKAELAKKADVQAHSPSRKIILKPAIKHTRSTHQSCVKRKQTAAGGETNQTPGVFKQAKEKLSTSSLSKIPASKVRSESLLPPRPSSACSLTAAKRVTLLDSDSSCSRPSSAGPADCSPYSNSDVQDGVAKSPEKRSSLPRPSSILPTRRGLSGDRERDENSFTLNSTISSSVRRTTRSEPIRSRTGKSGTSTPTTPGSTAITPGTPPSYSSRTPGTPGTPSYSRTPHTPGTPKSAILVPTEKKVAIIRTPPKSPATPKQLRLINQPLPDLKNVRSKIGSTDNIKYQPKGGQVRILNKKIDFSDIESRCGSKDNIRHSAGGGNIQIVTKKIDLSHVTSKCGSLKNIRHRPAGGGRVKIESVKLDFKEKAQAKVGSLENAHHVPGGGNIKIDSQKLNFREHAKARVDHGAEIIMQSPGRSSVASPRRLSNVSSSGSINLLESPQLATLAEDVTAALAKQGL; encoded by the exons CCTCGAAGATGGAAATCCGCGACCAAGAAGGTGCGGCCCTTTTTGCAGCTGAGCCATTAGACACAAAGGAGGCGCAGAAAGAAAGCAAGACTTGTGGGCAACCTATACACGATGCCTTAGTTCCCCAGCCAGCAAAAACAGAGACTCTAGAGAAAACAGAGGAAAGCGAAGAGGAGGAGACGCTTCCAGCGCTGTTGGAACAGACTTTGGATGGAAGTTCACTACAGACGGAGGGCAGGAGTTTTTTGAAACCAGATGTCGGTTTAACTGGAGAGTTCCATCTACAGCAAGAACGGGATATGTCAGCGGAAttgcagaaggaaaggaaagcagccacagaggctgagaaagctgtcGCTGGGGCGACGTCCTTCAAGCCGACAGATGATCTTGTAGATGTTAAAAAAGGCGACTTTACCTCTGCTGAAAGCATAGCCCCCTTCGCCCCTTCAGGACCTGCAACGGACATTATAGGCACAGTTAAAAGTGCCTTTTCTTCTGAAACATTGCCAGCTGGTCTACATATATCTCCGCCAGAAGATAGTAAAAAGGTGACGCCATTGTCCACGGTGACAGTAATCGCCAAAGAACTTCCAAGAGATAGAAAAACGGACAAAGACTCCGCAAAAAAACTGGAAGGAGAATTGGCAGCGGCAGCTAGTCGTGCCTCAAAAACCGTTCCGGAGCACACGCCGACCAAGAATGTTCCTCtttgggaagaagagaaagacatGACAGAGGATGAAAGTGATGAAGAAAGGTACTCTGCCCCACACCGGGAAAAATTCGAAACGTTAGATGATCAAATTTATGCAGCACGTGACCAACGGACAACAGCTTTGGATGAAGAAATCATGGGGAGAGAAGCTGACCTGAAGAAATCACTTGAGGTTCACAAAGGAGAAGGAAGGCTCGAGACAATTGCAGATTCTGGAATGCTTGACCTTAAAAAAGCGGGGAAACACGAGACTGCCAGAGACAGGTTCAACCAAGGATTATTTCCGGAGCCTTCGGACAAAGATGTAACGTCCACGTCAACAGGCAAAATGCCTGAAGAATTTCTGCAAGGAAAAGATGCTGGAAAAGACGGGGAAATGTTTTCCGTTGCGGATTCAGCAAGGCACAGACTGCAGACCGAAGAAGATAAATCAGGAATGTCTAAGTATTTTGAGACCTCAACCCTTAAAGATGAAGCCGTTAAGGGTGACGTCCTGGAGCAAGGCACTGATTACTATGAACTGAGTGATACTAAAGAAGAGGCCTATGATCCTTATCATAAAGACTTCTTAGTATCTAAAAAAGACCCTGAGGAATTTGAGCTAGAGTCAGCACAACACCTAGGTGGCTCTCCTCATGAGGTAGGGTACAGTACTCTTGCTCAGGGGTTCCCTGAAGAGAAATCTGAGGCACCTAGCTCTCCTACAGAACGGTTGTACACAATTGACCCAAATGTGTATGGGGATAAGAGAGAACTCCATAGCAAAAATAAAGATGACTTGACCCTAAGTCGGAGCTTGGGACTTGGCGGTCGGTCTGCCATAGAGCAGAGGAGTATGTCCATTAACTTGCCAATGTCCTGCTTGGACTCTATAGCCCTGGGGTTTAACTTTGGACGCACACATGACCTGTCGCCTCTAGGTTCAGATATTCTAGATAACGGCAGTGGGGATGAGGGCGATGACTATTTGCCAGCCACCACTCCGGCAGTAGAAAAAATCCCCTCCTTCCCAGAAGAGAgcagggaagaagaggagaaaattgAGGAGCCAAAAGTTACAGGGCGAGGAGATATTCAGGTGGAGCCCTTGTGTGAGTCGCCCTTCTTGGCGAAAGATTATTACAAAAACGGGTCTGTAATGGCCCCGGACTTGCCTGAAATGTTAGATTTAGCTGGCACGAGGTCCAGACTAGCATCTGTGAGTgcagaggctgagggagctcaaaGGAAGCCTGCTTCTTCCGAGGCCGTAGGAGAGGACATCGGGGCAACCCAGCACCTCATTGCTGATGAAAACCACATGACTCTCAAAGCCGACAGCCAACTAGAAGACCTGGGTTACTGTGTTTTCAATAAGTATACAGTGCCAATGCCTTCTCCAGTCCAAGACAGTGAGAATTTAGGAGGGGAAGCCTGCCCCTTTGACGAGAACATGAGAAGAGGCATGGTCGCTGACTTATCTTTGATAGAAGTGAAGTTGGCAGCAGCGGAAAGAGCTAAAGAACAACAAGATGCCTCTGGTGACTTAGCACTTCTGGGCAAGGAATTTGAGCACGAACGAAAGGCAATAGATAAACTCGACACCGTGCTAGAAAAAAGTGAAGAACACATAGATTCTAAAGAAGTCTGTTCTTCTGAGGACACTGAGCATGAAACAACAGCGCTTACTTTGACTTCAGAAAGTGCAGATAAAAGTCTAGGTGGAGTGGATGAGAACGCTTCTTTGTTGACTGTGGGGGATGGAAAGGACATTCATGTTGCCGCAGAGACAGGCAAGACAGAAATCCCCTGCAAACCAAACTATGATGCTATAAAGCATGATATGGATTCTGCTGCTCGAAAAGTTGAGCAGGAATACCAAAGTAAGGTAGGAGTTCCTGTCAGTGAGCTTGTTTCTGAGCAGGGCACGGAGCATCAAGAACAGACCCTCACCCCCTTGCCCCAAGAACCTACAACCTGTGCAAAAGCTGAACCTAGTCATATAAAAGATGCCGCCAAGCTTACAGAGAGTGAAGTTAAGGAAAAGGGACCCAAACCTGACCTGGTGCATCAAGAAGCAGTAGATAAAGAAGAATCATATGAGTCAAGTGGAGATAACGATCAGCTCCAAGAGACCTTGCCTGGAGAAGCTTCAAAACCATCTGATGGCAAAATAAAAAGACCATCTCTACCACAAGAGGCAATTGCATCACAGCTGGTAGCAGAACAGCCACCTCCAGAAACAGATGTATCTAAAACAGCACAAGAAGAAACACCTGAGATTCAAATGGAGAGTATACCACAGCCTAAAGAACCTGAAGAACCTCTACCATGTGATTTAACATCCACGAAAATCATAGgaggtgaagaaggagaagaacaacAGCAAGAGAGGAAAGAAGATGTCAAACAAGTAGAAAAGAGTAAGGAAGAAATAGAGCGTGAGGAAGAAATTACAGAGCAAGCAAAACAAATGGAAGTGAGCGAGCGAgtagaagagggggaggaaagtcAGCAAAAAGAACAAGAAGCAAAGGATAAGGAAGAAGAaccagaagaagagaaagaacagaaagtagaacaagaagcagagaggaagcaggatgtaggagaagaggaggaggaggagaagcaagtAGAACAGCAAGAGGAAGAGAGCAAgcaagaagaagaggttgagccAACAAGTCAAGAAGGAGACGTGGAGAAACTGGGCGCAGAGGAGAAGGTTACCCCTGAGGAATCATCTGAGCTGAAAGGAGTAATAGAGTCTGTGGTTACAATTGAGGATGACTTCATTACGATAGTACAGACAACGGTAGATGAGGGAGAAAGTGGTTCCCATAGCGTGCGCTTTGCTGAATCACAATCGTCCGAAACAGGAGAAGAAGGACTCCAACCTGAAGAGGAGGCAGATGTAGAGATGGTGGCCGATGTTGAGACTGAGACAAAGGAAAGCTCTCTGGAGGCACCCGGTTCACCTGAGAGGGAAGGCATCCCATTCACTGATTACAAGACGGAGACGTATGATGATTACAAAGATGAAACCACCATTGATGACTCCATCCTGGATACAGACAGCATATGGGTGGATAATCAAG ATGATGATAGGAGCATCATGACGGAACAGTTAGAGGCTGTTCCTAAAGAGGAGAAGGCAGAGACAGAATTGCGGAGACCATCTCTCGATAAGCATAAAAAAGAGAAACctttaaaaatggggaaaggcAGGATTTCCACTCCAGAAAGGAAACTAGCTAAAAAGGAACCTAGCACCATCTCCAGAGATGAAGTGAGAAGGAAAAAAG CTGTGTATAAGAAAGCTGAACTTGCTAAAAAAGCTGACGTTCAGGCTCACTCTCCCTCCAGGAAAATCATTTTAAAACCTGCTATCAAACATACTAGATCAACTCATCAATCCTGTGTTAAGCGGAAGCAGACAG CTGCTGGAGGTGAAACGAATCAAACTCCTGGGGTGTTTAAGCAAGCAAAGGAAAAACTTTCA ACCTCTTCTTTGTCAAAGATTCCTGCCTCAAAAGTTAGATCAGAGTCATTGCTTCCTCCAAGACCCAGTTCAGCTTGCTCACTAACTGCTGCTAAAAGAGTTACTTTGCTCGATTCAGACAGTTCTTGTTCACGGCCCTCTTCAGCGGGCCCAGCAGACTGCTCCCCATACTCAAACTCAGACGTCCAG GATGGAGTAGCCAAGAGTCCAGAGAAGCGTTCCTCATTACCGAGGCCTTCTTCTATCCTACCGACCCGGAGGGGCCTCTCGGGGGATAGAGAGCGAGATGAGAATTCCTTCACCCTGAACAGTACCATCTCCTCGTCAGTACGACGGACCACAA GGTCAGAGCCTATTCGTAGCCGAACAGGGAAGAGTGGCACATCGACCCCAACTACTCCAGGATCCACCGCCATCACTCCTGGGACCCCACCTAGCTATTCATCTCGTACTCCCGGCACCCCTGGGACCCCCAGCTACTCCAGAACCCCTCACACACCAGGCACGCCCAAATCTGCCATTCTGGTGCCTACCGAGAAGAAAGTGGCTATTATACGCACACCTCCGAAATCTCCGGCCACCCCCAAGCAACTGCGGCTCATAAACCAGCCTCTGCCCGATCTCAAGAATGTCAGATCCAAAATCGGGTCAACAGACAACATCAAGTACCAACCTAAAGGAGGACAG GTTAGAATTTTAAACAAGAAGATTGATTTTAGCGATATTGAATCCAGATGTGGTTCCAAGGATAACATCAGACATTCGGCGGGGGGAGGAAAC ATCCAAATTGTGACTAAGAAGATAGACCTGAGTCACGTGACTTCCAAGTGTGGCTCGCTGAAGAATATTCGTCACAGGCCAG CAGGTGGAGGACGCGTGAAAATCGAAAGTGTGAAACTGGACTTTAAGGAAAAGGCGCAGGCAAAGGTCGGCTCACTGGAAAACGCTCACCACGTACCTGGAGGAGGAAACATCAAG ATCGACAGCCAGAAGCTCAACTTCCGAGAGCACGCCAAGGCCCGAGTGGACCACGGGGCCGAGATCATCATGCAGTCGCCCGGCCGCTCCAGCGTGGCTTCTCCACGGAGGCTCAGCAACGTCTCCTCCTCCGGCAGCATCAACCTGCTCGAATCTCCCCAGCTCGCCACCCTCGCCGAAGACGTCACCGCAGCCCTGGCCAAGCAGGGCTTATGA